A part of Pseudomonas sp. MYb118 genomic DNA contains:
- a CDS encoding long-chain-acyl-CoA synthetase — translation MRDTTNDTITWSMMLRKLPAIAKAIPRVVRGMQAANVKDPTQTCGLGWSFEQATLRNPDGPALLQGEVVLSYRQVNQWANRIAHHLIAQGIGKGDVVAVFIDNRPELLVTILAVAKVGAVSALLNTAQTRDTLLHSLNLVAPVAIIVGEELLPAYSAVRPQLAIEAQRTWFVADQDTSRQPGIAPDGFINLMSAALDEPEGNPASSQQVFFDDPCFYIYTSGTTGLPKAGVFKHGRWMRSSASFGQIALDMRPDDILYCTLPLYHATGLCVCWGSAVSGASGFAIRRKFSASQFWGDVRAYRATTIGYVGELCRYLVDQPACADDNRHGVTRMIGNGLRPGAWHEFKTRFGVRHICELYAASDGNIGFTNVLNFDNTVGFSLMSWELAAYDHDSGLPLRDATGFMRKVSKGERGLLLAKIDDKAPLDGYTDPQKTEKVVLHDVFEKGDRYFNTGDLLRNIGFGHAQFVDRLGDTYRWKGENVSTTEVENILLQHPNICEAVAYGVEVHNTNGRAGMAAITPAESLATLDFSELLAFTRERMPAYAVPLFLRVKVKMETTGTFKYQKTRLKDEAFDPGKTGDDPIYAWLPGSDTYVQVTEQLLAQIHGGHFRY, via the coding sequence ATGCGCGACACCACGAACGACACGATCACCTGGAGCATGATGCTCCGCAAACTGCCTGCGATTGCCAAAGCCATACCCAGAGTGGTGAGGGGCATGCAGGCGGCGAACGTCAAGGACCCGACCCAGACGTGTGGCCTGGGCTGGAGTTTCGAGCAGGCAACCCTGCGCAACCCCGATGGCCCGGCCCTGCTGCAAGGGGAAGTGGTGCTCAGCTACCGGCAGGTCAACCAGTGGGCCAATCGCATTGCCCATCATCTGATCGCCCAGGGCATCGGCAAGGGCGATGTGGTGGCGGTGTTCATCGACAACCGCCCGGAATTGCTGGTGACGATCCTCGCGGTGGCCAAGGTCGGCGCGGTCAGTGCTTTGCTCAACACCGCGCAAACCCGCGACACCCTGCTGCACAGCCTGAACCTGGTGGCGCCGGTGGCGATCATCGTCGGCGAAGAACTGCTGCCGGCGTATTCGGCGGTTCGTCCGCAGCTGGCGATTGAGGCGCAACGGACCTGGTTCGTCGCCGACCAGGACACTTCGCGCCAGCCCGGCATTGCCCCGGACGGCTTCATCAACCTCATGAGTGCGGCGCTCGACGAGCCAGAGGGTAACCCCGCCAGCAGCCAGCAGGTGTTTTTCGACGATCCCTGTTTTTACATCTACACCTCGGGCACCACCGGCCTGCCCAAGGCCGGAGTGTTCAAGCATGGCCGCTGGATGCGCAGCTCCGCGAGTTTCGGCCAGATCGCCCTGGACATGCGCCCCGACGACATCCTCTATTGCACCTTGCCGCTGTACCACGCCACCGGGCTTTGCGTGTGCTGGGGCTCGGCGGTCAGCGGGGCGTCGGGGTTCGCCATCCGCCGCAAGTTCAGCGCCAGCCAGTTCTGGGGGGACGTGCGGGCCTACCGGGCGACCACCATCGGCTACGTCGGCGAATTGTGTCGCTACCTGGTCGACCAGCCGGCCTGTGCCGACGACAATCGCCACGGCGTGACGCGGATGATCGGCAACGGCCTGCGCCCCGGCGCGTGGCATGAGTTCAAGACGCGCTTTGGCGTGCGGCACATCTGCGAGTTGTACGCTGCCAGCGACGGCAACATCGGTTTCACCAACGTGCTCAACTTCGACAACACCGTGGGTTTTTCGCTGATGTCCTGGGAACTGGCTGCCTATGACCACGACAGTGGCTTGCCGCTGCGCGATGCCACGGGTTTCATGCGCAAGGTGTCCAAGGGTGAGCGCGGGCTGTTGCTGGCGAAGATCGACGACAAGGCGCCGCTGGACGGTTACACCGACCCGCAGAAGACCGAGAAAGTCGTGCTGCACGACGTGTTCGAGAAGGGCGACCGCTACTTCAACACCGGCGACCTGTTGCGCAACATCGGGTTTGGCCATGCCCAGTTCGTCGACCGCCTGGGCGATACCTATCGCTGGAAGGGCGAAAACGTGTCCACCACCGAGGTCGAGAACATTCTGTTGCAACACCCGAACATCTGCGAAGCCGTGGCCTATGGCGTGGAAGTGCATAACACCAACGGGCGCGCGGGCATGGCGGCGATCACTCCCGCCGAGTCCCTGGCGACCCTGGATTTCAGCGAGCTGCTGGCCTTTACCCGCGAACGCATGCCGGCCTACGCGGTGCCGCTGTTTCTGCGGGTGAAGGTGAAAATGGAAACCACCGGCACGTTCAAATACCAGAAGACCCGGCTCAAGGATGAAGCCTTCGACCCGGGCAAAACCGGCGACGACCCGATCTATGCCTGGCTGCCGGGCAGCGACACCTATGTGCAGGTCACCGAACAGTTGCTGGCGCAGATTCACGGCGGGCACTTCCGTTATTGA